A stretch of DNA from Streptomyces rubradiris:
GCTGGGCACCGGGGCGCCCGCCGTGAACGCCTGGCACATCTCGTACGCGTCGACCGACTCACGAGGCGGCGCGAACACCGTCACCGGAACGGTTCTCGTGCCCGCCACCGCATGGTCCGGCGGCTCGGCACGGCCCCTGGTGGCGTACGCGCCCGGGACCCACGGGCTGGCGTCGAGGTGCGCGCCGTCCGCGCAGCTCGCGGCCGGAACGGACTACGAGACGGCGAACATCGTGGCGCTGCTGAAGAAGAACTGGGCCGTGGTCGTCACCGACTACGCCGGATACGGGGCCGGGCAGACACCGACGTACCTGGCGGGCCGGTCCCAGGGGCAGGCGGTGCTGGACTCGGCGCTCGCCGCGTTCCAGGTGCCGGGAAGCGGGCTGAGCGGCAGCGCGATGACGGCGGTCTGGGGCTACTCGCAGGGCGGGCAGTCGGCCGGATGGGCCGGTCAGCTCGAACCGTCGTACGCCTCGTCGCTGAACCTGGCCGGTGTGGTCGCGGGCGGTGTGCCGGGCGACTTCAAGGCGTCGGCGCGCTACCTCAACGGCAGCACCGGAGCGTCCTTCCTGCTGCAAGGGGTCGTGGGGCTCGCGGCCGAGTACCCGGACAAGATCCCCTTCGACGAGCTGGTCAACGACGCGGGACGGGCGGCCGTCGCGGACGCGAAGGACAAGTGCGTCTTCGAGACGCTCTTCGACTACATCAACGACGACATCAAGCAGTACACGGCGGACGGCCGCACGCTGGACGAGCTGATGGCCATCGGGTCCGTGGGCGAGGTGCTGGGCGAGCAGGACCTGGGCGGTGCGAAGATCCAGGCACCGGTGTACCAGTACCACGGGCAGGCGGACGAGATCCTGCCGCTCGACCAGGCCATCAGCCTGAAGAAGCGCTACTGCTCGCGGGGCACGGCGGTGAAGTTCGACGTATACCCGAGCGAGCACATCGCCACCCAGTTCCAGGCCGCGCCGAACGTCACCAAGTGGCTCACCGACCGGTTCGACGGCAAGC
This window harbors:
- a CDS encoding lipase family protein codes for the protein MKSLVRKLTARALPLALAAAGIAALPATAGAAAVAAPAHGTLLTSAPAAVKLGTGAPAVNAWHISYASTDSRGGANTVTGTVLVPATAWSGGSARPLVAYAPGTHGLASRCAPSAQLAAGTDYETANIVALLKKNWAVVVTDYAGYGAGQTPTYLAGRSQGQAVLDSALAAFQVPGSGLSGSAMTAVWGYSQGGQSAGWAGQLEPSYASSLNLAGVVAGGVPGDFKASARYLNGSTGASFLLQGVVGLAAEYPDKIPFDELVNDAGRAAVADAKDKCVFETLFDYINDDIKQYTADGRTLDELMAIGSVGEVLGEQDLGGAKIQAPVYQYHGQADEILPLDQAISLKKRYCSRGTAVKFDVYPSEHIATQFQAAPNVTKWLTDRFDGKPQLVGDCLNILPPPRSTANPGGGDFVVSLDKWLLKGGLQLKTLGETVLMPEGSTFTADTDLTARRLDGSLAVPTFLEHLRVIGLPVQARIGLKSEGTSGTVSLDDAGRLAIHGKALATVEIVSAGELGVHIPLGCRTAEPVEFALDFEGPVAALGSGGLTFSGTTAFPSLTDCGLFGPALSLAFSGPGNGYTFTVVPPAPKSY